TCAAATATCGGCGATTTTAGGCAAGGTGATAGTTTGGAGGCAAATTTTGAGCTTTTAATGCCAAAAACAAACAAAATTTACAACGTATCGATAAAGCCGATCCTGATAACAGAGCTAGCTTATAAGGGTTGTATTCGCTATTGCTTACAAATACCACAAGATCAAAGTAGCGACATAGTGCACGAATTTACAACCGCACGTGTAGAAGAGACGCTAGAGGAGCTAAAAGCCCATATGGATCTATATAAATAAGGCAAAACATGAAAAGCATACAAGAAAATTTAAAGCTATTTTATCTAGGTATTAAAGATAAAGAGCCATTTTTTTATAAAAACAAGGATTTAACCACTCATGCAGCCATTATCGGTATGACGGGAAGCGGTAAAACAGGTCTTGGCATAACACTTCTTGAAGAGGCTTGTATAGATAATATTCCTTCGATCATAATCGACCCAAAAGGCGATATGACAAACCTTGCTTTGACATTTGAAAATTTAACAAGCGATGACTTTGTCCCATATATCGACGAAAATGAAGCCGTAAACAAGGGCATAAGTATAAGTGAATCAGCAAGTCTTCAAGCTGAGAGTTGGCGTAAAGGCATAGAAAGCAGTTTTCAAGAAATTTCACGCGTAAAAACACTCAAAGAAAGTGCCGATATAACGATATACACGCCAAAAAGTAGTGCCGGAGTCGGCATAGCTTTACTTAGTGATTTTCATGCGCCAAAGATGGATGACGAAGAGAGCTTTAGTGCATATATAAACTCGCTAACGGCTTCGGTATTATCTTTGGTGGGTATCAAAGATGACGACATGAGCTCAAAAGAGCAACTACTCATCGCAAAGATATTTGAGAGTAAATTTAAAGAGGATAAAGATGTAACGATAGAAGACCTTATCGGCTTTATCGCCTCTCCTTCATTTAGCAAAATCGGCGTTTTTGACATAGAAACATTTTATCCAAGCGCCGAGCGCATGAAACTAGCAATGAAGATAAACGCACTTTTAGCAAGCCCAAGCTTTAAAGGCTGGAGCGAAGGCGTTCGTCTTGATATTTCAAAAATGCTCTTTGATGCAAACGGCAAAGCAAAATGCAACATCTTTACCATATCGCATTTAAGCGATGAAGAGCGAATGTTTTTTGTAACGCTTCTACTAAACGAAGTCATCGCCTGGATGCGCACGACAGAGGGCACAAGCTCACTTAGAGCCATACTTTATATGGATGAAATTTTCGGATTTTTCCCGCCAAATTCCAATCCTCCGTCAAAAACACCTATGCTTACACTCTTAAAACAAGCCCGCGCCTTTGGTATAGGCTGTGTTTTAAGCACTCAAAACCCTGTCGATCTTGACTATAAAGGTTTATCAAATATCGGCACTTGGTTTATAGGGCGACTTCAAACAGCTCAAGACAAAGCGAGGGTGATCGACGGCCTAATAGGAATCTCAGGCTCGTCGCTTGATAAAAACGAGATAGGAAACACCATATCAAATTTAGCCAAAAGGCACTTTTTAGTTAAAAACATAAACGAAGACGGACTAAATATCATCTCGACAAGATGGGCGCTAAGCTACCTAAAAGGTTCTTTATCACGCGATCAAATTTCAAATTTAATGAACGAGAAAAAGACAAATTTACAACATAAGATAAGTAAAAATTTAGCAAAAACAGGCGGAACAAAACCCGTCTTATCAAACGAGATAGAGCAAATTTTTGCTCTAAACGAAAACAAATTTCTCTCTCCTTGTCTATTTGCAAAGGCTAAAATTCGCTACTTTGACGCCAAAAAAGGTATCGAAACAACAAAAGACGTGAGCTATCTTTATGAACTCGATGAAACGCAAAATTCCATAAACTGGCTAGAGGCATCGGAAGATTTAGATATAAGTTTAACAAGCAAAAAAGACGATGCAAGCTTTAAGGAGCTGCCAAATTTCATCCAAAACGCTAAAAATTTCAAAAATTTCGAACGCGATTTTAAAGACTTTATGTTTAGAAACCGCAAGCTAGAGCTCTTTGAAGCCATGGGGATAAATTCAACCCCAGATGAAAGCAAAGAGGAGTTTTACGTAAGACTTAGCGATAAATGCAATGAAATTTTAGAGCAAAAAACCGCTGATCTAACACAAAAATTTCAAAAAGAGCAAGCAAGGCTCGGAGATGCTTTAAGCAAGGCAACCGCAAGGCTTGAAAAAGAGCAACGAGAGATGAATGCGAGCGGTCTTGAAGCGATAATTAACATAGGCTCAAGCCTACTTGGGGCATTTTTGGGAAGCTCAAGAGGTGTTACAAAAACCAGTGTCGGTAAGATCGCCACTAGTGTAAAAAGTGCAAACAAAGTCTTAAAAAACAGAACCGACGTAAAACTTGGCGAAGAGAGTGTTGAGGCGATAAATGCTAAGATCGAGGAGTTGATCCAAAATTTCACGAACGAAGCCCAGGCACTAAAAGATAGCTATGATATAAAAAATATCACCCTAAACACCATCGCCCTTGCTCCTAAAAAAAGCGACATTTATGACGAGAAAATCGTTCTTTTGTGGAGATGATTTATAAAATTATCAGCAAATTTTAATTATCATCTCGGTTTTTAAATTTAAACAAGGTTAAGACATGAATGAAAATTTAATAGCATATTTACTAGCATACATACTAGGCGGGATACCTTTTGGGCTCGTTTTTTGCAAACTTTTTTGCAACGTAAATATCACGCACTCTGGCAGTAAAAGTATAGGCGCTACAAATGTTTTACGCGTACTAAAAGAAAAAGAGCCAAAAAAAGCCAAAAAAATAGCCGTCTTAACCGTGGTTTTTGATGTTTTAAAAGGACTTTTACCATTAATCATCGCAAAAATGATCGGACTTAGCGAGCAAACTCTTTGGGCGATGGCAGTTTTATCAGTTATAGGACACTGTTTTTCACCGTTTTTAAAATTTGAAGGCGGCAAAGGCGTGGCAACGGGAGCCGGGGTGCTTGGGTTTTTTCTACATTTTGAGCTTTTAATAGCACTTGCGGTTTGGTTTATCATTGGAAAAATACTTAAAATAAGCTCTCTAGCATCACTTCTAGCACTTGTTGCACTTGTTATCTCAAGCTTTATTTTGCACCCAAATTTAGAGATAAACTCACATGCTCCGATATTAATTATCGCCTTTATCGTGATCTATAAACACGCACCAAATATCAAACGCCTCATTTGCGGCGAAGAGAAAAAAGTGATATGACAACAAAAATCACGACTTTGATTAAGGATTATGAGTTTGAAACCATAATCGGCATGCTTGATTTTGAGCGAGTAAAGCCGCAAAAAATTCGCATAAATGCAAATTTTACAAGCGATGGTTTTATCGACTATGTTGAGATCATAAATTTCATTGAAAATTTTTACAATGAGCATAAATTTCAAAGCGTAGAAGAGTCGGTTGAAAAAATTTCAATTGCTTTAAAGCAAAAATTCAGCAATTTAACAAGTCTAAATTTAGAAATTTTAAAGTTAGAAATTTTAAAAAATGCCCTTGTGGGCGCAAAAGTAGAAAGTATTTATTAAAAATTTATTAAAGTATCTTGAAAAATTGCTTAATTTATGATACAATCGCGCTTAAATTTTAAAACAAGGAATTAAAATGAGAATTTTAATAGTTGAAGACGAGGTAACCCTAAACAAGACCATCGCGGAAGGTCTACAAGAGTTTGGTTACCAAACCGATAGCTCCGAAAATTTCAAAGATGCCGAGTATTATATCGGTATTAGAAATTACGATCTAGTGCTAACAGACTGGATGCTACCAGATGGAGACGGCGTAGACTTAATAAATGTTATCAAACACAAGTCACCTCGCACTTCTGTTGTTGTTCTTTCGGCAAAAGATGACAAAGATAGCGAGATCAAAGCGCTTCGTGCCGGTGCTGATGACTACATAAGAAAGCCATTTGATTTTGATGTTTTGGTTGCTAGAATAGAAGCTAAACTTCGCTTTGGCGGAACAAATATCATTAAGATCGACGACCTTATCATTAACCCTGACGAAGAAAAGATAACGTACCTAGGACGCGACATAGAGCTTAAAGGCAAACCTTTTGAGGTATTAACACATCTTGCTCGTCACTCTGATCAAATCGTAAGTAAAGAGCAACTTCTTGACGCTATCTGGGAAGAGCCTGAGCTAGTTACTCCAAACGTTATCGAAGTTGCGATCAACCAAATTCGCCAAAAAATGGACAAACCTTTAAATATCTCAACTATCGAAACAGTAAGAAGACGCGGATATAGATTTTGCTTTCCCAAAAAAGCTTAAGAACTAGATTTATATTACAACTGGCATCCGCATCGATGATGCTAGTTGTAATTATCTCGGTAATACTCTACTACTACATCAAAGTAACTATTTTTGAAACTGCCGTTCAGGATCTAAATTTTGAAGCAAAAAGCATAGTTGAAAACAAAGAGAAATTTAATCCAAATAATCTAAAAAATTTTGACATTCAAATACCGCATAAAACGCTAAGTAATGTCCAAATCATACACACTAACACCAAAAAAAACCAAAAACCTTACTACTCTATGCAAAAAGAGGAAACTCATGTTTTTATGACGTTAAACTACCCTTACGATAGCGATTCGTATATGATCCTTAAAAAAGATACAACTTTACAAAGTAAAATAGTAGATCAAATTCTAATCGATATCATGATGGTAAACGCAAGTGCGATACTGCTGGTGCTTTTTTATGCATTGTTGCTTTCAAGAATGATGCTAGTACCGATAAAAATACTAACAACAAAACTAATCAATCTTGATGAAAAATTTTTAAAAGAGATAGATTTTAAGCATCTTCCGGAAGAATTCTGTCCGCTTGGAAACAGTATAAATAAACTCATAAATAGAATACAAACCTTTGTAAAATACCAAAAGGAGCTTTTCGTCGGTGTTGCACATGAACTAAAAACACCACTGGCGGTCATGAAAACAAAAAACGAAGTTACTCTTTTAAAAGAGCGTGACAAAGAGCGTTATATGGAGGCGCTGGTATCAAACAACGAAGCCATAAAAACCATGAATTCCATGATAAGTTCTATCTTAGAGATCGGGCGACAAGAGGGCGCACAATTTGAAGAGCCTGTAAATGTTAATGTTATTAGTTTTTTAGAAAAGCTTGGAAACGGCTTTAAAATTTTAGCTCATCAAGAAAGCAAAGAAGTTATCTTAAATCTTGAGCCAAAAATTTTAAATATGAAAATTCAAACAACATTACTAACTCATGTTATACAAAATTTCGTTCAAAATGCTATCAAATTTTCGCCAACCGGAGCAAAAATCACAATATCTTCAAAAGTCGCAAACTCAAATTTTATAATCGAAGTTACCGATGAAGGTGTCGGCATAGATGAAAGCAAGGATCTATTTGCTCCGTTTAAGAGATTTGGCGATAAGGGCGGAGCCGGACTTGGGTTATTTTTGGCAAAAGGTGCGGCTCAAGCACTGGGAGCTACAGTAAGTATCAAAAATAGAACCGATAGAAGTGGGGCTATTTCTACACTTATCGTGCCTATACAAAATCACAGAATCAAACAAACTTCTATCGGTAAAAAAGTTTAAAACAAGGCAAAGCAAAATGGCAAAAAGAACCGCGGTTATTGATCTTGGCTCAAATTCTATGCGTATGGCGATCTTTGAGCGCACGTCGCGCTGGGCATTTTTTATACTTGGCGAATACAAAATGAAAGTTCGTATAGGAGAGGGTGGATATGGCTCAAACAATGAAATTTCAGCCCAGTCGTTACAAAAAGCATACGAAGCCTTTAGCGAATTTAAAAATATAGCCAAAAGCTACAAATGCGGTAAAATTTTATGCGTTGGCACAAGCGCTCTTCGTGACGCTCCAAATTCAAGCGAACTCATCTCACTAATCCGCAAGAAACTTGATATCGGCATAAAGGTCATAGACGGCAAAAAGGAAGCTACTTACGGTGCAATAGCCGCAAATAATCTCCTATCGCCGATAAAAGAAGCCGTAACTATAGACATAGGTGGTGGCTCAACCGAGCTAGCTCGCATAAGCAACTCAAAAATCATAGACACGATCTCTCTTGATATCGGAACAGTGCGCTTAAAAGAGCTATTTGCTAAAAACAAAAGCGAAATTTCGACTTTCGTTCAAAATATATCAAAGCAAATTCCGCCACACTTTAAATCCCAAAACATCATCGCTATCGGTGGTAGTTTGCGTGCTATCTCAACTGCAATCATAACAAAGACAAATTATCCCCTAAACACCTTGCATGGCTTTTCTTATAAACTAAGCGATCAGAAAAATTTCATACAAAGCATAATAAACGCCGACTACGACGACTTGAATAAATTTCTAATCAAAAAAGACAGACACGATACTATAAGAGAGGGTGCGCAGATATTTTTAACCATAGCAAACGCACTTGAAGCAAAAACTGTGCACACAAGCGGAGTTGGTGTGCGTGAGGGCGTATTTTTGAGTGACTTTTTGCGTCCTAGTTTAAAATTTCCACAAAATTTAAATCCAAGTGTAAAAAGCCTGCAAGATCGCTTTATGCCTACTGCAAATAAAAACATCATAAGATATGCTAAAGAAATTTTCCTAGCACTTGCGCCTATACATGAGCTTAATGAAAGCTATCTTGAGCATCTTCTAACAGCAGCAAGACTGTTTAATATCGGTCAAGAGATCGGCTTTTACGGAGATCATCAAAACTCCGCGTATCTTGTGTTAAACGGGCTAAATTTCGGCTTTACACACGAGCAAAAAACTCTAATCGCAGCCATCATCGGAACAAACGGTAAAAAAACAGTATATGAGTACGAAAGATACAAGGCACTTTTGCCAAAGCAAGAACACGTCAGATGGTTAAGCTTTATACTAACTTTAGCAAAAATTCTTGATCTAAATTGCAGTGGAACGAAGCTTAAATTTGAGCTCATAGCCCATACACTTCAAATTTACGGAGCTAAAAATTTAATAATGTCAAAAGAGGAGATAAAAAAACTTGCAAAGCCTGAGCTTTTTGCTATCTGCTTTGCTTAGTTCATACTCATCTTGTCTTTATAGTCGCTAAGGCTGTTTTTGCGCTCTTCCAAAAATGAGCCTAGCTTCTTTTTATTATCTTCAAAAAACGCTTGAAAATCCTCTTCGTTTTGTATCTTGTCTTCACCAAAGCTATCAAGCATAACATTTGAGTTGCCGACTATCACAAGATATCTGCGATTTTCATAGCTTAAAAGCATAAGCTTATTGGCCTTATCAAGATGTTTTTCATATATCACGTTTACATCACTATTTTGATTTTTAAGAAGCCAGCTAATAGACTTCGTTTTGTTTGCAGGAGCTTGGGCAGGAGCCGTAAATCCTGAAAAATTTTGCTTACCAAGCATGATCTTTTTAAACACAAACAAGAACAATAAAAGCAAGACAAGGACACCAAGGATTATAAAATACCTTGAGTCCACAACCGGATCATTACTGTTTTTAGGGGCTGATGTAGACGGGGTTTCTACTTTTACACTTGCTTGTGGCATTGTAGCTACTTGGGCCGGTGTATTTTTCGGGCTTACTCTTATGCGAAGACCAAAACCATCTGTAGTTTTTGAAGCATTTACTACGATAGGATCTTGGGATTTTAAATTTAATATAAGTGAATTCTGCTTAGGTTCGATATCAAATTCTTGTAAAATTTTAGAATTTACAGCCTTGCTTACGGTTTGATCAAAACTTAGCGAATTTAGTATCAAAGACGTTGTATTTTTCTCGCGTTTTTGAAAGATATTTCCCTCATAAGGCGCATCAAAACTTAGCATGATATCTACACGGTCTGTTCTTTCGTAGATATTATATGTAAGTAGATTAGAAGCCAAAATGGGCAAAAAAGATATTAAAAACGTAAGTAAAATTTTCATAAAAGCTCTTTTTTAAAGTATTGTATAACCGACTTAGAGTCTAAAATTTCATTGATACGGATGGCTAGGTTTTTCTCGTAAACCATAACTTCACCCTTGCCAAAAATTCTATTATTTATATAAAGCTCCACGCTCTCTCCTGCAGGCTTTTCAAGATCTACAACAGATCCTGACTCAAGCTTTAAAAGCTCATGCACGCTTATAGTAGTCGTGCCAAGTTCCGCGATAAAGTCAACTCCGATGTCCATCAACTCATCATAGCTTTTAAACAAGCCAACACTGTCTAAATTTTCTAATTTTTCCTCTTCACTCATGCTTTTTTATAGCCTATCTGAAAAGTTCGGTTTTTCATTTTATATATAAATTTTTCATCAAGCTTGACGTGAAATTTATCAACTTCACCGAGAAATTCCGGAGTTCCAAGCTTATATGCGTCATCTTCTTGTTCATTTAGTAAATTTTTTGCTTTGCCGATGATCATGTTTGCTATCTCTTTGCAAAGATCATCAAGGTCATTTCCCTCAAATTCTTTAACTCCAAAAAACGCTTCTAGAAAAATTCTTAACGTATCTTTTTTAAAAAATAGATAAAAATGATACTCTTCTTTGCCTTTATATACAGGAATACTAGCACCATAAAAGCCGTTTCCGATACTTGACCCACTTTCTAGCTTAAAGCCTAAAGTATCAGAGCAAAGATATCTAGTTGATACGTCTATAACGTTTTTCATCTTATTTCCTTAAAAATTTATGACCTCTATTATACTTTGCATTTTCTAAAAAGGTTATAAATTTAGCAACCAAGCCAGCGCCGCACAAGGTAACATTATCACTGAAAATTCGCACTCATACGGGTAGCATTATCAAAAAGGATATGAAATGAACAGACGAAATTTCTTTAAATTTAGCGCCCTGTCTGCTGCTGGCACAGTCGTAACGGCAAATAATGCACAAGCAAGCGAAGTTAAGGACAAAGCAATGGCAAGCATTATCGATATTGATCTTTGCGATGGATGTAAAGACTTTGATATACCGCGTTGCGTAAGTGCTTGTCGCACAAAAAATGAGCAAATTTTTCCTGTTCCTAAAAAACCCATCATGCCGTATTTTCCTCAAAAGAAATTTGAGGACTACTCAGATCAAAAAGATAATATCTCACGCCTAACGCCATATAATTTTACCTATATAGAAACGCTAAAGATCGATGAAAAACAGGTATTTATACCGCGCAGATGTATGCACTGCGATCATCCACCATGTCAAAAGCTCTGCCCCTTTGGAGTCATAGGCAAAAGCGACGAGGGTGCTGTAAGTATAGATAAGGATTTTTGCGTTGGCGGGGCAAAATGCAGAGATGTCTGCCCTTGGGGAGTGCCGCAACGCCAAGCAGGAGTTGGTATATATTTAAAAGTTATGCCTAAACTTGCAGGCGGAGGCGTGATGTATAAGTGCGATATGTGTGCGGACTTACTTGCTAAAAACCAAAAACCCGTATGCGAAACGGCATGCCCGAAAAATGCCATAAAATTTGGCAAAAAAGATGAGATATTTGCCATTGCAAACGAGATGAAAAAGAGCCGTTTTATATACGGCATGAATGAAAATGGCGGAACCTCCACTATATACGTAAGTTCGGTTGATTTTAACACCATAGACGAAGCTATATCTAAAAAATATAAAGACAAGTCAAAATCCGGGATAATGGATATGAAATTTCACACAAATCCTCTGCGCAACTCTCAAAATCTTGCAATGGCTACGCTAATAGCCCCTATGGCTGCATTAGGTGCTGCAAGCATAGCCGTCATAAAGAGCAAAAAGGATAAAAAATGAATGATAAAGTCATTAGACAGAGCCTGCAAAATCGCATAATCCACTGGGGTATAGCCTTTAGTATTTTTGGGCTAATTGTCACGGGAATTTTACAAATGCCGGTAGCAAAAAGATATAATATAACTAAAGTTTTCGAGTGGAGTGGGGATTATTTTTTTACTCTAAATTTGCACTATATTTTTTCGGCTACGTTAATATTTTTTAGCTTTTATCACATCTTTTATCATGGACTAAAACGTGAATTTGACATAGTTCCAAGAAAAGCAGATATCAAAAATAGCTATCTTGTCATAAAAGCAATGATAAAAAAAGACAAAGAGCCTCCAAGCCCAAAATACCTGCCAGAACAGCGTATCGCCTACGCGGCAGCCGTGTTTATCATTGCTCTTCTTATCGTAACTGGACTAATTAAAGCGTATAAAAATTTATTAGGATTTGATATATCAAATTCACTCTATACCTGGGCGGCCACTTTACATAACGTAGGTCTTGTTTTGATAATACTTTTTATCATAGCTCACTTAATAGCATTTGTCCCAAAGGCAAATAGAGCACTTTTAGGCGGTATGTTTAGCGGTAAAATAGATAAAAAATACGCAAAACACAGACATAGTTTATGGAAAATAGAGTAGAAATTTTTAAAAATTTAAGCTACTTTTAATTTTGGTAGTAAAAATGAAAAAAGAGCTGAAACAACGCAAACTAACGATATAGCGTAAAATGTATATGTTATAGTGTAAGTGTCGGCTATCTTGCCAAAAAACGGTGCGGTTATCCCGCCTATACTAACGGCAAGTCCTAGTGTAACACCGGAAGCTAGCCCTATGTGATTTGGTAAGTAACTCTGCGCTAAAACAACCATAGGGCTATATGACATACCCATAGCGGCTCCAAGCGGTATAATCACGGCAAGTGCCATATAAAAGTTGTCATTTATTGCAAATAAAAAGATCGAAAATAACAAAAAAGTAAATGCAGACTTGATAACCGTGTGGTATCCGTATCTATCAGCCAGCACCCCACCAAGAAGCGTACCCGCCGCAACAATAGCATAGTAAGTGCTTAGTATAACGCTCGCGCTTGAAGCGGAATTTCCAAATTTACTTATAAAAAACAGAGCCAAAAACGTGTTTATACCGTGAAAAACTATAGACCTACTCATGATCACAACACAAAGATAGCCAAACGCACTCCAGTCATCCTTACTCTCTTTTTGCACTATCTTTTTTGTTTTAATATATGTCCCAAGCTCGCTTATGCCCTTATAATGATATATAAATAACATAGCAAAGATAACTTGAGGCAACAAAAACCATATCATGCCTCTAAGCCCAAAAAAATAAACAACTAAAGATACGAATACCGGACCCAGTGTAAAACCTAAATTTCCGCCAAATGAAAATATACTAATATTAATCGCACGGTTATTATCGTTTGAGGCTTGGTTGATGATCTTTGCGGCTTGAGGATGAAACATCGCCATGCCTATACCGCTTATCGTTACAGCAAAACAAAGTAGATAAAAATTTGAGCTAAATCCAACACAAGACATACCGCCACCTGCTAGTATAAGCCCGATCAAAACTATATATGGGGTATTTTTCTTATCGTTTATATATCCAATAAACGGCTGGACAAACGAGCCTATGATATTTGCATACAAAACAAGCATGGCTGCGGTTGTGTAGTCATAGTTATAAGTAGCGATCAAAAATGGCAAAATAGCGCTTAATGCACCTTGATTAACATCAGAGCAAAAATGCCCAAAAGATATTAGGTATTTATAAATTTTGTTGTTTGTCATTTAATTTTGCCGAGAGTTAAATTTAAAGAGGGGCTTCTCCCTCTTTAAATTTAAAAAAGCTCCGAGATCTTATCCATCAGCTCTTTGCC
This is a stretch of genomic DNA from Campylobacter sp. RM6914. It encodes these proteins:
- a CDS encoding MFS transporter — translated: MTNNKIYKYLISFGHFCSDVNQGALSAILPFLIATYNYDYTTAAMLVLYANIIGSFVQPFIGYINDKKNTPYIVLIGLILAGGGMSCVGFSSNFYLLCFAVTISGIGMAMFHPQAAKIINQASNDNNRAINISIFSFGGNLGFTLGPVFVSLVVYFFGLRGMIWFLLPQVIFAMLFIYHYKGISELGTYIKTKKIVQKESKDDWSAFGYLCVVIMSRSIVFHGINTFLALFFISKFGNSASSASVILSTYYAIVAAGTLLGGVLADRYGYHTVIKSAFTFLLFSIFLFAINDNFYMALAVIIPLGAAMGMSYSPMVVLAQSYLPNHIGLASGVTLGLAVSIGGITAPFFGKIADTYTITYTFYAISLVCVVSALFSFLLPKLKVA